A region from the Prevotella melaninogenica genome encodes:
- a CDS encoding glycoside hydrolase family 57 protein, protein MKTICLYFEIHQVIHLKRYRFFDIGTDHYYYDDFENERSVSEIAERSYMPALETLLQMIKDNGKAFKVAFSLSGVGIEQLEMHAPQVLDKLQDLNNTGCVEFLAEPYSHGLASLANEESFRSEVKRQAKKIKEYFGQTPKVLRNSSLIYSDEIGLIASQMGFKGMLTEGAKHVLGWKSPHYIYNCALAPNLKLLLRDVRLSDDISLRFNNSDWEGYPLFADTYVAEIAALPKEEQVIGLFMNLSALGIEQPLSSNILEFFKALPACAKQCGITFSTPTEICMKLKSVDSLYVPDTLSWMDEERDVSTWLGNPMQREAFNKLYSIADRVRIANDPRINQDWDYLQASDNFRFMSTKPSRVGMDRGIYDGPFDAFTNYMNILGDFLNRVNTLYPAEIDNEELNGLLTTIRNQGDEIEMKSKDISNLQAKVEKLEAEGDKLRALLEKKTAAKKAAVPKTTAKKASAKKVVKTVAEEVKTK, encoded by the coding sequence ATGAAAACAATCTGTTTATATTTCGAAATACACCAGGTAATTCACCTGAAACGCTACCGCTTCTTCGATATTGGTACCGACCATTATTATTATGATGATTTTGAGAACGAACGTTCAGTATCAGAAATCGCGGAGAGAAGCTATATGCCAGCATTGGAGACACTGCTGCAGATGATTAAAGACAATGGAAAGGCGTTTAAGGTAGCCTTCTCACTTTCGGGTGTAGGTATTGAGCAACTTGAGATGCATGCCCCACAAGTTCTTGACAAACTGCAGGACCTGAACAATACTGGCTGTGTTGAATTTCTTGCAGAACCTTATTCTCATGGTTTAGCATCATTGGCTAACGAGGAAAGTTTTAGGTCAGAAGTGAAGCGTCAGGCTAAGAAGATTAAGGAGTATTTTGGACAGACACCGAAGGTGTTGCGTAACTCCTCACTTATCTATAGTGACGAGATCGGTTTGATAGCTTCACAGATGGGCTTTAAGGGTATGCTGACAGAGGGTGCAAAGCATGTCTTAGGTTGGAAGAGTCCACATTATATATATAATTGTGCGCTTGCTCCTAACCTAAAACTTCTGTTGCGTGATGTAAGGTTGAGCGATGATATTTCTTTGCGTTTCAACAATTCAGATTGGGAAGGTTATCCTCTATTTGCCGATACATATGTGGCTGAGATTGCGGCTCTCCCAAAGGAGGAGCAGGTAATTGGTCTCTTTATGAACCTTTCAGCACTCGGTATTGAGCAGCCATTGTCAAGTAATATTCTTGAGTTCTTCAAGGCGTTGCCAGCTTGTGCTAAGCAGTGTGGCATCACTTTCTCAACACCAACAGAGATTTGTATGAAGTTGAAGAGTGTTGACAGCCTTTATGTACCAGACACATTGAGTTGGATGGACGAAGAACGTGATGTCAGCACATGGTTGGGTAATCCGATGCAGCGTGAGGCATTCAATAAGTTGTATAGTATTGCAGACCGTGTACGAATAGCTAATGACCCACGTATCAATCAGGATTGGGACTATCTGCAGGCAAGTGATAACTTCCGCTTTATGTCAACCAAACCTTCACGTGTGGGTATGGACCGTGGCATCTATGATGGTCCATTTGATGCTTTCACTAATTATATGAATATTCTTGGCGACTTCTTGAATCGTGTCAATACGCTTTATCCTGCTGAGATTGACAATGAGGAGTTGAATGGTTTGCTCACGACCATCCGTAACCAAGGCGATGAGATTGAAATGAAATCTAAGGATATAAGCAATCTTCAGGCAAAGGTTGAGAAATTGGAGGCAGAAGGTGACAAACTTCGTGCACTGTTAGAGAAGAAGACTGCTGCAAAGAAGGCTGCTGTTCCAAAGACTACAGCTAAGAAAGCTTCTGCAAAGAAGGTTGTAAAGACAGTTGCTGAAGAAGTTAAGACTAAGTAA
- a CDS encoding UpxY family transcription antiterminator yields the protein MTKAESYMEGIIDDGAPWYALRLFTLKLEEVKNYFTSHGLECFVPEQYVDVEGDGGRPISVLRPVVRNLLFIKQPEENVSFQKIVQEANYKVSIVRKSKESRDHALIPHDQMYEFRLMCNPEITMRKFLSSEEAQMKAGDEVLVKFGPLKGLTGRLVRSSKKYYLLKEIPGIGVMLKVSRWCCVPIENK from the coding sequence ATGACAAAAGCGGAAAGCTACATGGAAGGAATCATTGATGATGGAGCACCTTGGTATGCATTAAGGCTTTTCACATTAAAGCTTGAAGAGGTAAAAAACTACTTTACAAGTCATGGTTTGGAATGTTTTGTTCCAGAACAATATGTTGACGTGGAAGGAGATGGTGGTAGACCTATTTCTGTTTTACGTCCTGTTGTTAGAAATCTTCTCTTTATAAAACAACCAGAAGAAAACGTATCTTTTCAAAAGATTGTTCAAGAAGCGAACTATAAGGTTAGCATCGTAAGGAAATCTAAGGAATCACGAGACCATGCTCTCATCCCTCACGACCAGATGTATGAATTTCGCTTGATGTGTAATCCTGAAATAACGATGCGCAAATTCCTTTCTTCTGAGGAAGCACAAATGAAAGCTGGAGATGAAGTTCTTGTAAAGTTCGGACCATTAAAGGGTCTGACTGGACGATTGGTTCGCTCAAGTAAAAAGTATTATCTCCTTAAAGAAATCCCTGGAATAGGCGTAATGCTCAAGGTTTCTCGCTGGTGTTGTGTACCCATAGAGAACAAATAA
- a CDS encoding anthranilate synthase component II, with protein sequence MKTNCVVIDNYDSFTYNLVHLIKELGADVTVVRNNQFNLEDLNAYDRILLSPGPGIPSEAGLLLEVIKHYAGVKPILGVCLGHQAIGEVFGAKLRNLSDVFHGVTTEITQIIDTLLFAGVPKQFPVGRYHSWVIERTNFPNCLEIIAESKEGLIMALRHKTHNIYGIQFHPESVLTPDGRTIIANWLHI encoded by the coding sequence ATGAAAACAAATTGTGTTGTCATTGATAACTACGACTCCTTCACCTATAACCTTGTTCATCTCATAAAAGAATTAGGAGCTGATGTGACAGTGGTGCGTAACAATCAATTCAATCTTGAAGATTTAAATGCCTACGATCGCATTCTCTTGAGTCCTGGACCAGGCATTCCTTCGGAAGCGGGATTACTATTAGAGGTTATAAAGCATTATGCTGGTGTAAAACCCATTTTAGGAGTATGCTTAGGGCATCAAGCTATTGGTGAGGTTTTCGGAGCAAAATTAAGGAATCTGTCTGACGTCTTTCATGGCGTAACTACAGAAATAACACAGATTATTGATACACTGTTGTTTGCAGGTGTACCAAAACAATTCCCAGTAGGGCGATATCATAGTTGGGTTATAGAAAGAACTAACTTCCCTAATTGCTTGGAAATAATAGCCGAGAGCAAAGAAGGATTAATAATGGCATTACGTCACAAAACACATAACATTTATGGCATTCAGTTTCACCCAGAGAGTGTACTAACACCAGACGGGAGAACAATTATAGCCAATTGGTTACACATTTAA
- a CDS encoding phosphoribosylanthranilate isomerase, giving the protein MIIMVCGMRDAHNIHEVSQLGIDWIGLDFQAKSERYVSQISSCAGIIPDYSSLSDLSSNEPSQQSKRPILCGVFADDMPQNIVTRVFNFKLDIVQLNGEESMVMVNNLRHTLDPDIHAGIKIMKRLVITKREDIEKYKEYEDGIDYFLFDIQNNSNDWSVLKAYDGKVPFLVSGNIGTEEADEIKRFTHPQFYGISINEKFETAPAVKDVTLLKDFLEKTR; this is encoded by the coding sequence ATGATTATAATGGTATGCGGCATGCGTGATGCCCACAATATTCACGAAGTTTCTCAGCTTGGTATAGACTGGATAGGACTGGATTTCCAAGCTAAGAGCGAACGTTATGTCAGTCAGATTTCATCATGTGCTGGTATTATCCCAGATTATAGCAGCTTGTCTGACTTATCTTCAAATGAGCCATCCCAACAGAGTAAAAGACCAATTCTTTGTGGTGTCTTTGCCGATGACATGCCACAGAATATTGTTACACGCGTCTTCAACTTCAAACTTGATATCGTTCAGCTTAACGGAGAAGAGAGTATGGTGATGGTAAACAACCTTCGTCACACCCTTGACCCAGACATTCATGCTGGAATTAAAATCATGAAGCGTCTTGTTATAACAAAGCGTGAGGATATAGAGAAATACAAGGAGTATGAAGACGGGATTGATTATTTCCTCTTTGACATCCAAAATAATTCAAATGATTGGAGCGTTTTGAAAGCTTATGATGGTAAGGTTCCTTTCCTTGTAAGTGGGAATATTGGTACTGAAGAGGCTGATGAAATCAAACGTTTTACTCATCCTCAGTTCTATGGCATCAGTATAAATGAGAAATTCGAGACAGCACCTGCTGTAAAGGATGTAACATTACTAAAGGATTTTCTTGAGAAAACAAGGTAA
- the rpe gene encoding ribulose-phosphate 3-epimerase encodes MGIIVSPSLLSADFLHLDKEIEMINESEADWLHMDVMDGVFVPNISFGFPILEAVGKACKKPMDVHFMIVHPENYIQQTADTGAAIMNVQYEACVHLHRTIQTIHAAGMKAGVTLNPSTPVNVLEDIICDVDIVQLMSVNPGFGGQKFIESSIKKVQRLRQLIEREGSNALIEVDGGVQADTAPRLVEAGVDVLVSGSYVFKAADPKDKIHSLKQLHR; translated from the coding sequence ATGGGAATAATAGTATCACCTTCTTTGCTCTCCGCTGACTTCCTTCATTTGGATAAGGAGATTGAAATGATTAATGAAAGTGAGGCTGATTGGCTTCATATGGATGTTATGGATGGCGTCTTCGTTCCTAATATTTCTTTTGGCTTCCCTATACTTGAGGCGGTTGGTAAAGCCTGCAAGAAGCCTATGGACGTACACTTTATGATTGTTCATCCAGAGAACTATATCCAACAGACTGCTGATACAGGTGCAGCTATTATGAATGTGCAGTATGAAGCTTGTGTTCACTTGCATCGGACGATACAAACAATTCATGCTGCAGGGATGAAAGCTGGCGTGACGCTTAACCCTTCAACGCCTGTCAACGTTCTTGAGGATATTATTTGTGATGTAGATATCGTTCAGCTTATGAGTGTTAACCCTGGCTTTGGTGGACAAAAGTTCATTGAGAGCAGTATCAAGAAAGTGCAACGTCTACGTCAACTGATTGAACGTGAAGGTAGTAATGCATTGATAGAAGTAGATGGAGGGGTACAAGCTGATACGGCTCCTCGTCTGGTTGAAGCTGGTGTTGACGTTCTTGTTAGTGGTAGTTATGTCTTTAAAGCAGCTGACCCTAAGGATAAAATTCACTCACTCAAGCAATTGCATAGATAA
- a CDS encoding DUF6359 domain-containing protein, whose translation MKISKLLLTFLVVIFPFSCGKTILPSDDEHRKETEKHSPTQSPDDHSQIYTVEEFINGNFGNNEVWVHGYIVGACKRSIKQAEWEPPFTYDAAILLADSPEETDPENVISIQMVNKQMKEEIALGNNPQNYGKHIAFFGLKQKYLGIPGMKKHVQASDWLEE comes from the coding sequence ATGAAGATATCTAAACTCCTTCTCACGTTTTTAGTGGTCATATTTCCATTTAGCTGTGGTAAAACGATTTTACCATCTGATGATGAACATAGGAAAGAAACAGAGAAACACTCCCCTACCCAATCACCTGATGACCATTCGCAAATCTATACAGTCGAAGAATTCATTAATGGAAACTTCGGTAATAATGAAGTTTGGGTACATGGTTATATCGTTGGTGCATGCAAACGAAGTATTAAACAGGCTGAATGGGAACCGCCTTTCACCTATGACGCTGCTATCCTGTTAGCTGACAGTCCTGAAGAAACTGACCCTGAAAATGTTATTTCCATTCAGATGGTCAACAAACAAATGAAAGAAGAGATTGCTTTGGGCAATAATCCCCAGAACTATGGCAAACATATTGCTTTCTTTGGTCTTAAGCAGAAATACTTAGGAATACCTGGAATGAAAAAGCACGTACAGGCAAGCGATTGGCTGGAAGAGTGA
- a CDS encoding peptide chain release factor 3 yields the protein MNEIERRRTFAIISHPDAGKTTLTEKFLLFGGQIQVAGAVKSNKIRKTATSDWMDIEKQRGISVSTSVMEFDYEGYKVNILDTPGHQDFAEDTYRTLTAVDSAIIVVDSAKGVEAQTRKLMEVCRMRNTPVIIFINKMDREGRDPFEVLDELEEELQISVRPLSWPIGQGQRFKGVYNIYEHQLNLFTPNKQRVTEKVEVDINSNELDEQVGAEFAEQLRNDLELVNGVYSDFEVEAYRRAEVAPVFFGSALNNFGVQELLNCFVQIAPNPRSTKAEERVVEPTEPKFTGFIFKITANIDPNHRSCIAFCKVCSGKFQRNQPYLHIRNGKTMRFSSPTQFMAQRKSTVEEAYPGDIVGLPDSGGVFKIGDTLTEGEILHFRGLPSFSPELFKYIENDDPMKSKQFQKGIEQLMNEGVAQSFVNQFNNRRIVGTVGQLQFEVIQYRLEHEYNAKCRWEPVHLYKACWIEADDEKELENFKKRKYQYMAKDIEGRDVFLADSGYVLSMAQQDFEHIRFHFTSEF from the coding sequence ATGAATGAAATAGAACGCAGGCGAACGTTCGCCATTATCTCTCACCCAGATGCTGGTAAGACTACGCTGACGGAGAAGTTCCTTCTCTTTGGTGGTCAGATTCAGGTTGCTGGTGCGGTGAAGAGCAATAAGATACGCAAGACAGCTACATCCGACTGGATGGATATTGAGAAGCAGCGTGGTATCTCGGTATCAACATCTGTGATGGAGTTTGACTACGAAGGGTACAAGGTAAACATTCTCGACACTCCTGGTCACCAGGACTTTGCCGAAGATACTTATCGCACACTGACGGCTGTAGACTCTGCAATCATCGTTGTGGACTCTGCAAAGGGTGTAGAGGCACAGACACGTAAGCTGATGGAAGTGTGCCGTATGCGTAACACACCTGTTATCATCTTTATCAATAAGATGGACCGTGAGGGTCGTGATCCTTTTGAAGTATTGGATGAATTAGAAGAAGAACTTCAAATCAGCGTACGCCCTCTCTCATGGCCAATCGGTCAAGGGCAACGATTTAAGGGTGTATATAACATCTACGAACATCAGTTGAACCTCTTCACACCAAACAAACAGCGTGTGACAGAGAAAGTTGAGGTAGATATCAACTCCAACGAATTGGATGAACAAGTGGGTGCAGAGTTTGCAGAACAATTACGCAATGACCTCGAATTAGTTAATGGTGTTTATTCAGACTTTGAAGTTGAAGCTTACCGTCGTGCGGAGGTTGCACCCGTTTTCTTCGGTTCAGCATTGAACAACTTCGGTGTACAAGAGCTTCTTAACTGTTTCGTTCAGATAGCACCAAACCCACGTTCTACTAAGGCAGAAGAACGTGTGGTGGAACCAACTGAGCCTAAGTTTACTGGTTTTATCTTCAAGATTACAGCCAATATCGACCCTAACCATCGCAGTTGTATCGCCTTCTGTAAGGTTTGTTCGGGTAAGTTCCAACGTAACCAGCCTTACCTCCATATTCGTAATGGTAAGACAATGCGCTTCTCCTCCCCTACTCAGTTCATGGCACAACGTAAGAGTACAGTAGAAGAGGCTTACCCTGGTGATATCGTTGGTTTGCCAGATAGCGGTGGCGTCTTTAAGATTGGCGACACACTGACAGAAGGAGAGATTCTTCACTTTCGTGGCTTACCAAGCTTCTCACCAGAGCTATTCAAATACATTGAGAACGACGACCCAATGAAGTCTAAGCAGTTCCAGAAAGGTATTGAACAGCTGATGAACGAAGGTGTGGCACAATCATTTGTCAACCAATTCAACAACCGTCGTATTGTAGGAACCGTTGGACAACTCCAGTTTGAGGTTATCCAGTACCGATTGGAACATGAGTACAATGCTAAGTGCCGTTGGGAACCAGTACACCTCTACAAAGCTTGTTGGATTGAAGCTGATGACGAGAAAGAATTAGAAAACTTCAAGAAGCGTAAGTATCAATATATGGCAAAGGATATTGAGGGACGCGACGTTTTCCTCGCAGACTCTGGCTATGTGCTAAGTATGGCTCAACAAGACTTTGAGCATATCCGCTTCCACTTTACAAGTGAGTTCTAA
- the rfbD gene encoding dTDP-4-dehydrorhamnose reductase: MNILVTGANGQLGNEIQLASKQSKDHYIFTDVCEGYTKLDITNLEDIRKMVHDNQIECIINCAAWTNVDKAETAGEIVELLNAVAPENLAKAMKEVDGLLVHVSTDYVFGGDPYNTPCKEDMKGTPTGIYGQTKLHGEEKIQVTGVDHIIFRTAWLYSEFGHNFVKTMINLTATKPQLKVVFDQCGTPTYAGDLAEVIYDIIEHRKYEGNSGIYHFSNEGVCSWYDFTIKIAELAGNKDCEILPCHSDEFPSPVKRPAYSVLDKTKIKETFGIKIPYWVDSLKKCMKGLQEQDK, from the coding sequence ATGAATATTTTAGTTACAGGAGCCAACGGACAGCTTGGCAACGAGATACAGCTCGCATCTAAGCAGAGTAAAGACCACTATATCTTCACTGACGTGTGTGAGGGGTATACAAAGTTAGACATAACTAATTTGGAAGATATCCGCAAGATGGTACATGACAATCAGATAGAATGTATCATCAACTGCGCTGCATGGACTAATGTGGACAAAGCAGAAACAGCAGGCGAGATTGTTGAATTGCTTAATGCTGTTGCACCAGAAAACCTTGCCAAGGCAATGAAAGAAGTAGATGGCTTACTGGTTCATGTCAGCACAGACTATGTCTTTGGTGGCGACCCATATAACACTCCTTGTAAAGAAGACATGAAGGGTACTCCGACTGGTATTTACGGCCAAACAAAGCTACATGGTGAAGAGAAGATTCAGGTTACGGGTGTGGATCATATCATCTTTCGTACAGCATGGCTTTATAGTGAGTTCGGTCATAACTTCGTTAAGACAATGATAAATCTCACAGCAACAAAACCTCAATTGAAGGTTGTCTTTGATCAATGTGGTACTCCCACCTATGCAGGCGACTTAGCAGAGGTCATCTATGACATCATTGAGCATCGTAAGTATGAAGGTAACAGTGGTATCTATCACTTCTCTAACGAGGGTGTATGTAGCTGGTATGACTTCACGATAAAGATTGCAGAACTTGCAGGAAATAAGGACTGTGAGATCCTGCCTTGCCACAGTGACGAGTTCCCTTCACCAGTTAAACGCCCAGCCTATTCAGTCCTTGATAAGACAAAGATTAAAGAGACCTTCGGCATAAAGATTCCCTATTGGGTTGACTCGCTAAAGAAGTGTATGAAAGGCTTACAAGAACAAGATAAATAA